Proteins encoded by one window of Cryptococcus gattii WM276 chromosome K, complete sequence:
- a CDS encoding uncharacterized protein (Similar to TIGR gene model, INSD accession AAW46142.1) translates to MSKSAAFFEAVTARRSYYNLTNKSTLSNAQLQEIVEKSVKYAPTSFNGQQSRAVLVAGSKHNELWDMITETHLRTLKGDKGQEEFWANKIRDQYRAGYGTVIFFEDQDIVNGFSAKMPAFSQAFPIWSENSAGILQYITWTALAAEGHGASLQHYAQYSAETQAAITELVDVSPNWKVTGLLPFGIPSGPPGREKAFEPIEKRTKFFFDE, encoded by the exons ATGTCCAAGTCTGCTGCTTTCTTTGAGGCTGTCACC GCTCGACGAAGCTACTATAACCTTACCAATAAGAGCACTCTCAGCAATGCCCAACTCCAGGAGATCGTTGAGAAATCTGTAAAATACGCTCCTACATCTTTCAATGGCCAACAATCTCGAGCGGTCCTTGTCGCTGGGTCGAAGCACAACGAGCTTTGGGACATGATTACTGAGACTCACTTGAGGACCCTCAAGGGTGACA AGGGCCAGGAGGAGTTCTGGGCCAACAAAATCAGGGACCAATATAGAGCTGGTTACGGTACTGTCATCTTCTTCGAGGATCAGGACATCGTCAACGGCTTCTCAGCCAAGATGCCCGCTTTCTCTCAGGCTTTCCCTATTTGGTCTGAGAACTCTGCCGGTATTTTGCAGTACATTACCTGGACTGCTTTGGCGGCTGAGGGTCACGGTGCTAGCTTACAG CACTACGCCCAGTACTCAGCTGAGACCCAGGCTGCCATCACCGAGCTTGTGGATGTTTCACCCAACTGGAAG GTTACTGGTCTCCTCCCCTTCGGTATCCCATCCGGTCCCCCCGGTAGGGAGAAGGCTTTCGAGCCTATCGAGAAGCGCACCAAGTTTTTCTTCGATGAATAA
- a CDS encoding Hypothetical protein (Similar to TIGR gene model, INSD accession AAW46141.1; CNK01790): protein MSLFNYPYLNFGCPTYYRRASPSPAYHQIPYGFNPHYTTSHVPTRPSYDVDDMMYAEDEKAAAYYNHLQAIQRKRKATHAAKRAREAARAQAQAEREAAFKTELARTRVMEEEKRKRQQLKLQEEEKRKRRAHAETISRTKAETRPREPEDSVHTLRTRTRINELDDLDSLFGAFFGINVAPQNSIASAESGAESESEAGFTSSASSASEPTASSSQVEQAVPQEIEAPETISPVQKRSVAAPSHASTATKADIPKEQVAEEEEEASTTISEGSSASLASLASTEQQLATLKSSFTFPSRLSFAQTTPGSHPPPLLFNRLNAPYHAQTNALLQLLLQADSVESNGDKEVRNKRKEVVKKVEEEIANLERHRDDLWMKAKGRRERGEESEPADDDERTWSDGISVPAEQ, encoded by the exons ATGTCTTTGTTCAACTACCCTTACCTTAACTTTGGCTGCCCCACTTACTATCGCCGGGCCTCCCCTTCTCCAGCCTATCATCAGATTCCTTACGGTTTCAATCCACACTACACCACTAGCCATGTACCCACTCGGCCATCATACGACGTCGACGACATGATGTACGCCGAAGACGAGAAAGCCGCTGCTTACTATAACCACCTTCAAGCCATCCAACGCAAGCGAAAGGCCACTCACGCCGCAAAGCGGGCTCGTGAAGCTGCTCGCGCGCAGGCCCAGGCGGAGCGAGAAGCTGCCTTCAAAACCGAACTAGCGAGAACCAGGGTcatggaagaagagaagcGGAAGAGGCAGCAGTTAAAGTtgcaagaagaggagaagaggaaaaggcGGGCTCATGCCGAAACTATTTCAAGGACGAAGGCAGAGACAAGACCTAGGGAACCGGAGGATTCCGTGCATACTTTGAGAACACGCACTAG GATCAACGAGCTTGATGATCTAGACAGTCTTTTTGGCGCCTTCTTCGGAATCAACGTTGCCCCCCAAAATTCTATTGCTTCAGCAGAGTCTGGTGCCGAGTCTGAGTCCGAGGCCGGATTTACTTCTTCGGCATCTTCAGCCTCTGAGCCGACTGCATCATCATCTCAGGTCGAGCAAGCTGTTCCTCAAGAAATTGAGGCTCCTGAGACTATCTCTCCCGTACAGAAGCGCTCAGTAGCGGCGCCTTCCCACGCATCTACTGCCACTAAAGCCGATATCCCTAAGGAACAGGTTGctgaggaggaagaggaagcgTCTACAACTATCTCCGAAGGGTCTTCTGCGTCACTTGCGTCTTTGGCTAGCACTGAGCAGCAGTTGGCTACTCTCAAGTCATCATTTACTTTCCCTTCTCGACTTTCGTTTGCCCAGACCACTCCGGGCtcccatcctcctccactctTGTTCAACCGTCTCAACGCACCTTACCACGCTCAGACGAACGCccttcttcagcttctGCTCCAGGCAGACTCTGTAGAGTCCAATGGCGACAAGGAGGTGCGAAACAAGAGGAAAGAAGTGGTTAagaaggtggaagaagaaattGCGAACTTAGAACGACACAGAGATGATTTGTGGATGAAAGCTAAGGGcaggagagagagaggtGAAGAAAGTGAACCCGCtgacgatgatgagagGACTTGGAGCGATGGCATCTCAGTACCTGCCGAACAATGA